In a single window of the Populus alba chromosome 16, ASM523922v2, whole genome shotgun sequence genome:
- the LOC118050844 gene encoding E3 ubiquitin-protein ligase PUB22: MEDIEVPSFFLCPISLQIMKDPVIVPTGITYDRESIEKWLFSSKNDTCPVTKQVISGCEVTPNHTLRRLIQSWCTLNASYGVERIPTPKPPISKAQVAKLLNDAKSPEQQVTCLRKLRSFANENETNKRCMEAAGAVEFLVSMLNNFHSLSFEVTSDDGFEISRPSDEALSILYGLQISESGLKNLVMGRNGEFIETLTKVMQGGNYESRAYAVFLLKSMLEVADTLKLVSLKHELFDEIVQVLRDQISHQASKATLQLLISLCPWGRNRIKAIEAKAVPVLIDLLLDSPEKRTCEMVLMVLDLLCQCAEGRAELLGHGAGLAIVSKKILRVSQVASERAVRIILSISKYSITTSVLQEMLQIGIVAKLCLVLQVDCGSKIKDKAREVLKMQARVWKSSPCIPANLLSSYPE; the protein is encoded by the coding sequence ATGGAAGATATTGAAGTCCCTTCATTTTTTCTCTGCCCTATTTCTCTCCAAATCATGAAAGACCCTGTTATAGTCCCAACTGGGATAACTTATGATCGTGAGAGCATTGAGAAATGGCTGTTCTCAAGCAAGAATGATACCTGTCCAGTTACAAAACAAGTGATATCTGGTTGTGAGGTGACACCAAACCATACTCTTAGGAGGTTGATTCAATCTTGGTGCACCCTCAATGCTTCATATGGTGTTGAAAGAATCCCAACTCCAAAGCCTCCGATTAGCAAAGCACAGGTTGCCAAGCTTCTCAATGATGCTAAATCGCCGGAGCAACAGGTTACGTGTCTAAGGAAGCTACGTTCCTTCGCGAACGAGaatgaaacaaacaaaagatgCATGGAGGCTGCAGGTGCTGTAGAGTTCTTGGTCTCAATGCTAAATAACTTCCATTCTTTATCATTTGAAGTAACTTCAGATGATGGGTTTGAGATCTCAAGACCAAGTGATGAGGCCTTGAGTATTCTCTACGGTCTACAAATATCAGAATCTGGCCTAAAGAATCTTGTTATGGGAAGAAATGGTGAATTCATTGAGACCTTAACGAAAGTTATGCAAGGTGGAAACTATGAGTCAAGAGCTTATGCGGTCTTCTTGTTGAAATCGATGCTTGAAGTTGCTGATACACTGAAACTCGTCAGTTTGAAACATGAACTCTTCGACGAAATAGTCCAAGTTTTACGTGATCAAATATCTCACCAAGCATCAAAAGCTACTTTGCAACTGCTAATCAGTCTATGTCCATGGGGAAGAAACAGAATCAAAGCCATTGAAGCTAAGGCAGTCCCGGTCCTGATTGATCTTCTACTTGATTCACCAGAGAAAAGAACCTGCGAGATGGTGTTAATGGTGCTGGACCTGCTATGCCAGTGTGCAGAAGGAAGAGCTGAATTGTTAGGGCACGGTGCAGGCCTAGCTATTGTTTCAAAGAAGATACTTAGGGTTTCTCAGGTGGCAAGCGAGAGGGCAGTGAGGATCATCTTGTCTATCTCAAAGTACTCAATAACTACCAGTGTTCTTCAAGAGATGTTGCAGATTGGCATCGTGGCCAAGCTATGTTTGGTGCTTCAAGTGGATTGCGGAAGCAAGATCAAAGACAAGGCAAGAGAGGTGCTTAAAATGCAAGCTAGAGTTTGGAAGAGTTCTCCTTGCATACCAGCAAATCTGCTCTCTTCATATCCAGAATGA